The following is a genomic window from Acidimicrobiales bacterium.
GGTGCCGGTGAACGGGCGACCCTCCATGTGGCGGGCCAGCACCTGCAACCCGGTACCGGCGTCGAGGACGAGCACGGGGTCCTCGCCATCGTGGGCGACGGCGACGCACGACGTGTTGCCGCCGTACCGCACGAAGTCAGCTCCCGGCGCGGGCGTCGAGCCGCGGACGCCGCAGAAGAGCAGGCGCAACTACTGCTCCTCGCGGCGGTGCGATCGGCTGACCTCGCTCAGCGCCGCCGGGTCGATCTGGTCGCCGGCCGCCACCGCGACCTTGCACGGGGTGACGGCCCGCAACGACGACGTGCGCAGCCCGCCCTCGAGCAACGCCCGCTCCCCGAGCAGCGCGCCGGGCCCTACGGTGGCGATCTCATTGCCGTCGACGACGACGGCCAGCACGCCGTCGAGGAGCAGGAACAGGTCGGTGCCCTCGAATCCCTGGCGGGTGAGGAAGTCACCCTCGGAGAGACGGTCGACCTTGGGCTTGGAGCCCTGGCGCATGATCTGCACCGACAGCTGGCGCTCCAGCTCCGTCTCCACCGCCGTCACCAGCGCTGGCGTCTCCTCGTCTCCCCACGGGCTGTGCTGTCCGTGGGCCTCGCGGTACCACGTCTCGAAGTCGATGAGCCCGGTCTTGGCCGCCAGCCGTCCGTCGGGCCCGTAGATCCAGTGGCGGGGGAACGTGCTGGCGCCGACGACCTCGTGCTCGCTGCGGCCGTCGGCATGGATGGTCAGCGCCAGCGTCGACCAGGCGGTGGGTGCGCTCAGGGCGAAGGCCTTGCCCCGCACCCGGCGCGGCGCCGGGACGCCGGTGCGCCCGCCGGACGTCTGGACGAAGCGCACGGACGTTCCGGTCACCTCCGGTACCGGGCGGATGTCGGGATAGGCCACGGCGGCGAACGTCGTCCGCAGCGAACCGAGCCGTAACGTGGTGGCGCCGATGTGGCCTCCTCCCTCCTGGCCGTAGCCCACCACCAGCCCGTCCTTCACCTCGATCCAGGCCCGGAGCTCGTTGGCGAAGCGGAACGCATCGGCCCGCCGCAGGGCTTCTAGGTCGTCGACCACGTCGGGTGGCGGATTGTCGTAATGGGCCAGCCCGATCTCGAACGGCAGCTTGGTGGTCAAGCCCTCGATGGCTTCCGACGGGATCCACGAGATCGAGATGACCGAGGACTCGATGCGCACGGGCCGCTTCCTTTCTGACCAGCCGGCCGGTCCTGCGACGCCGAGGTGAGGCACGCCGGCTCGTGCGCCACCCGATGGTTCGCCAAGTCAAGCATCCGCAGCCGTCGCGCCTGTGCCCTGGCAGACTCCCCGCAGCAATCGAGAACAGGAGAGGTCATGCGTGCGCTCTCGTTCCGTCCGTCGCTCACCCTTCGGGGCAGGAAGTTCAAGGGACTGCGCGGATGGGCGGGCAAGCCCCTGCACCCCCCGCTCACCGACGTGCCGGTGGGGGCGTACGTCCTGGTGGCCGCCTTCGACGTGCTGTCGTACCTCGGCAAGGACGAGTTGTGGTCTCGCGACCTCTACCGGGCCGGCACGTTCACGATGGTCGGCGGCGCGGTCGTGTCCGTGTTCGCCGCCCTCACCGGGTTCTGGGACTGGCTGAAGTCGACGCAGAAGGGAACGCAGGCTCGGCGCACGGCCAACGCGCACGCGTGGACGATGGTCACCGTCACTGCCCTCGTCCTCGTCGACATCGTGATGCGCTGGTTCCTCTACGAGTTCGTCCGCTACACGCCGCCGAGGGTCCTGGTCGTGTCCCTTGCCGTCGCCGCCCTCACCTTCGTCGGGGGCACCATCGGCGGCTCGCTCGCCTACGACTACGGCTTCAACGTGGAGACGTCCGGCGATCACCCGGTCTGGCACGTCTCCGAGGTCGACGTGATGCCGGGGGACAAGGAGCACCCGACTGGCGCCTGACGGCGCGCCCTCCGTGGGGCGCCGTCCTGTACCATCCGCGGTGCGGCGGGCCGACACCCGGCAAGGAGCACCCGCTATGGATGAAGAGGTCGACGGGCCCTCCGCCCGCTATGCGCGGGCGGTGGCGGCGTTCGGCGCCCTCGTCCACGCCGTTTCGCCCGAGCAGTGGGGCGACGGAACACCGTGCGCCGGTTGGAACGTCCGTCAGCTGGTGAACCATGTGGCCGGCGAGAACGCATGGGTCGTACCGCTGCTCGAAGGGCGCACGATCGACGACGTCGGATCGTCTCTCGACGGCGACCTGCTCGGCGACGACCCGTCGGCGCGGTGGGACGACCTTGCCGAGGCGGCGGTCGCCTCGGCGGCGGCCGACGGGGTGCTCGATCGCGTCGTCCACGTGTCCTACGGCGACATCTCCGGGCATGAGTACCTGTCGCAGGTCGCCGTCGACCACGTCGTCCACGCGTGGGACCTGGCACGCGGCATCGGCGCCCCCGAGCAGCTCGACGACGACCTGGTGGCGTTCGCCCACGGCTACCTGGAGCCGCAAATCGAGGAGTGGCGGAGCGCCGGCGCCTTCGGTGCGAAGGTAGCCGTCCCCGCGGACGCCCCGCTCCAGTCGCAGCTGCTTGGCCTCACCGGCCGGCAGGCCTGAGGGTCCGGGGCCTGACGGAATGGCCGGGATTCGTCGCCACTGGGGAGATCGTCCGAATCTACGGTTTGACCCGACGGCGACGGGGCAAGGTGGTGCTGTGGGGGTCCGGCCGACGGTGCTCGTCATCGATGACGACTCGAGCATGCGGCGCCTGGTGCGTACGGGCCTCGAACTCGAGCACCTGCGGGTGATCGAAGCGGCGTCGATCGCCCAGGTCCGTGCGGTACTCGGCGAGTCGGTGGACGGCGTCGTCCTCGACCGCCAGCTGGCCGACGGCGACGGCCTGTCGGTCGTCCCCGAGCTCACGGCGCGCTGGCCGCGCGTGCGCATCGTCGTGCACACGGCGTTCGGGGAGAGCCCGGTGGCCGAGCATGCGCCCCCCGGCGGCACGCTGCTGCCCTCGGTCCACAAGGGTGACGTGGTGGGCATCGTCGAGGTCCTCGGGCTCACCGTCCACGAGGAGACCCCGCCGTGTCCCGTGCCGCAGGTCACCGGCGAACAGACCGACCTGCTCAAGCAGCGGTGGGCCGAGCTGTGCCGCTGGGATCCGGCCCTCCCGCCCGACGCCGAGCCCGCCCTGGCCGACTCGATGGTGCGCGCCCTGGGCGCAGCCTTCGAGCGACCGCAGCCATTGGGATGGGGCCTCGATCCGGCCATGGAATCGACCGCCGAGGCCTTCGCCGTCAACGCCGGCAGCGTCGACGCCGCCCTTGCCCAGCTGGTGTGCCTCCACGACGCCTTCCTCCGCATCGTCGTGGAGGAGATCTCTTCACCCGACGAGCGGGACGAGGCACGCGGCCGGCTCGACATGATCATCCACCGCACGATGGTGGTGGCCGGGCAGGCCTCGGTCCGCCAGTTGGCCGAGGACGCGCTCACCGACGCGCTCACCGGCATACACAACCGGCGGGCGTTCGAGTTGGACCTCGAGCGCGAGGTGGCGCGCGCCCGCCGACACCGCCGGCCCTTGAGCCTGGCCGTCATCGACGTCGACGGTCTCAAGGCGATCAACGACCACCGGGGACACGGCGCGGGTGACGAGGCACTGCGAGCGGTGGCCGATGCGCTCGGCGAGACCGCCCGCCAGGAGGACGTGCCGTACCGGATCGGAGGCGACGAGTTCGCGCTGATCCTCGTCGACGCCGACGTGGCCGACGAGGACGTGGTGGTCGATCGCCTGCGCAGCGCGGGTGCCCCGGCGTGCAGCGTCGGGCTGGCGACGCTCCCGGTGGACGGCGTCGCCGAAGGCGAGGAGCTGCTGCACCAGGCCGACGAGCGTCTCTACGAGCGCCGCCGCCGCCGTGTCCGCCAGCTCACCGCCCCCGACGTCTGACTCCGACGGCTCCGCCTCCGGGCCACGGGCACGCGTGCCACGTCGCCGCACCGGCGGTCCTTCGGGGACCGGGGCGGCGTTTCGGGACGGCCAGCCTCAGGCGGCCTGGGTCGCGCCGGCTGACGCCAGGTCGAGGGTATCGACGGCACCATCGGAGCCAAGGGCCCGCCGGCGGCGCAGGCTCGGCGCGCCCAGGGCGGCCAGCGCCACGGCCAGGCTCACGCCACCGCTGAGGGCGAGGCCGGCGCGGGCGCCCCAGTGCTCCGACACGAAGCCGAGCAGCGGGCCGCCGAGGGGCGTGGAGCCGAGGAACACCAGGCCGTAGAGGGCCATGACCCGACCGCGCATGGCCGGCGACGAGTTGAGC
Proteins encoded in this region:
- a CDS encoding cyclic nucleotide-binding domain-containing protein yields the protein MRIESSVISISWIPSEAIEGLTTKLPFEIGLAHYDNPPPDVVDDLEALRRADAFRFANELRAWIEVKDGLVVGYGQEGGGHIGATTLRLGSLRTTFAAVAYPDIRPVPEVTGTSVRFVQTSGGRTGVPAPRRVRGKAFALSAPTAWSTLALTIHADGRSEHEVVGASTFPRHWIYGPDGRLAAKTGLIDFETWYREAHGQHSPWGDEETPALVTAVETELERQLSVQIMRQGSKPKVDRLSEGDFLTRQGFEGTDLFLLLDGVLAVVVDGNEIATVGPGALLGERALLEGGLRTSSLRAVTPCKVAVAAGDQIDPAALSEVSRSHRREEQ
- a CDS encoding DUF2231 domain-containing protein yields the protein MRALSFRPSLTLRGRKFKGLRGWAGKPLHPPLTDVPVGAYVLVAAFDVLSYLGKDELWSRDLYRAGTFTMVGGAVVSVFAALTGFWDWLKSTQKGTQARRTANAHAWTMVTVTALVLVDIVMRWFLYEFVRYTPPRVLVVSLAVAALTFVGGTIGGSLAYDYGFNVETSGDHPVWHVSEVDVMPGDKEHPTGA
- a CDS encoding TIGR03086 family metal-binding protein produces the protein MDEEVDGPSARYARAVAAFGALVHAVSPEQWGDGTPCAGWNVRQLVNHVAGENAWVVPLLEGRTIDDVGSSLDGDLLGDDPSARWDDLAEAAVASAAADGVLDRVVHVSYGDISGHEYLSQVAVDHVVHAWDLARGIGAPEQLDDDLVAFAHGYLEPQIEEWRSAGAFGAKVAVPADAPLQSQLLGLTGRQA
- a CDS encoding diguanylate cyclase, giving the protein MGVRPTVLVIDDDSSMRRLVRTGLELEHLRVIEAASIAQVRAVLGESVDGVVLDRQLADGDGLSVVPELTARWPRVRIVVHTAFGESPVAEHAPPGGTLLPSVHKGDVVGIVEVLGLTVHEETPPCPVPQVTGEQTDLLKQRWAELCRWDPALPPDAEPALADSMVRALGAAFERPQPLGWGLDPAMESTAEAFAVNAGSVDAALAQLVCLHDAFLRIVVEEISSPDERDEARGRLDMIIHRTMVVAGQASVRQLAEDALTDALTGIHNRRAFELDLEREVARARRHRRPLSLAVIDVDGLKAINDHRGHGAGDEALRAVADALGETARQEDVPYRIGGDEFALILVDADVADEDVVVDRLRSAGAPACSVGLATLPVDGVAEGEELLHQADERLYERRRRRVRQLTAPDV